The following are from one region of the Actinopolyspora halophila DSM 43834 genome:
- a CDS encoding DNA polymerase ligase N-terminal domain-containing protein translates to MGDELGKYRRKRDFGTTTEPRGNHRASRKGRGRRFVLQKHDASTLHYDLRLEIEGTLKSWALPKGPSIDPADKRLAVPTEDHPLDYADFEGVIPEGEYGAGTVLVWDSGSCELNTERETDAARQLRQGRLDLWLEGVKLRGGYTLVRMGKSADSQWLLIKVSDEGADRRRKPLKKQPHSVRSGRDLNTIAGRTGEND, encoded by the coding sequence ATGGGGGACGAGCTCGGAAAGTACCGCCGCAAGCGGGACTTCGGCACCACCACCGAACCCCGCGGAAACCATCGCGCCTCCCGAAAGGGGCGGGGGCGTCGCTTCGTCCTGCAGAAGCACGACGCCAGCACGCTGCACTACGACCTCCGGCTGGAGATCGAGGGAACCCTGAAGTCGTGGGCCCTTCCGAAGGGGCCGTCGATCGACCCGGCGGACAAGAGGCTGGCCGTGCCGACCGAGGATCATCCGCTGGACTACGCCGATTTCGAGGGAGTCATTCCCGAGGGCGAGTACGGCGCGGGCACGGTGCTGGTGTGGGACAGCGGCTCCTGTGAGCTGAACACCGAGCGGGAAACCGACGCGGCGCGACAGCTGCGGCAGGGACGCCTCGACCTCTGGCTGGAGGGCGTCAAACTCCGCGGCGGTTACACCCTCGTGCGCATGGGGAAAAGCGCGGACAGTCAGTGGCTGCTGATCAAGGTGTCCGACGAGGGGGCCGATCGACGACGCAAGCCGCTCAAGAAACAGCCGCACTCGGTACGCAGCGGCAGGGACCTGAACACGATCGCTGGGCGCACCGGGGAGAACGATTGA
- the ligD gene encoding non-homologous end-joining DNA ligase: MNALFDELSPETAGLLRRRPRPEWSEPTLATLVHEPFDHPDWLFEPKMDGQRCLIVKHGSKVRILSRNDKPLDDTYPEIREAAAERVGPDCVLDGEVVAFSGNTTSFARLQQRMQLADTTEVRNSGIVVYCYLFDILHAAGHDTTRIPLRERKKLLARTAEFSDPLRWTPHENRSGQRYHRGACAAGWEGTLAKDATAAYQHGRSRSWMKFKCVNDQELVVGGFTEPTGSRPALGALLVGYHEHGRFAYAGKVGTGFAERTLRELRAELDRLERADNPFAEEVAENGAHWVEPRTVVSIAFTEWTEDGKLRHPTYRGLRRDKDPSDVTRESR, encoded by the coding sequence TTGAACGCCTTGTTCGACGAGTTGAGCCCGGAAACGGCGGGGCTGCTGCGGAGGCGGCCCCGTCCCGAGTGGTCCGAACCCACTCTGGCGACATTGGTGCACGAACCGTTCGACCATCCCGACTGGCTGTTCGAACCGAAAATGGACGGACAGCGCTGCCTGATCGTCAAACACGGTTCCAAGGTGCGGATACTGTCCCGCAACGACAAACCGCTGGACGACACCTACCCGGAGATCCGCGAGGCCGCTGCCGAACGGGTGGGCCCCGACTGCGTGCTGGACGGCGAAGTGGTCGCGTTCTCCGGCAACACCACGAGCTTCGCCCGCCTGCAGCAACGAATGCAGCTCGCGGACACGACGGAGGTGCGGAACTCGGGCATCGTCGTGTACTGCTACCTGTTCGACATCCTGCACGCGGCCGGGCACGACACCACGCGAATCCCGCTGCGGGAGCGAAAGAAGCTGTTGGCACGGACCGCGGAGTTCTCCGACCCGCTGCGTTGGACACCGCACGAAAACCGTTCCGGGCAGCGATACCACCGGGGGGCGTGCGCGGCAGGCTGGGAAGGAACCCTCGCCAAGGACGCCACCGCCGCTTACCAGCACGGCCGCTCGCGTTCCTGGATGAAGTTCAAGTGCGTCAACGACCAGGAACTGGTGGTGGGAGGTTTCACCGAACCCACCGGAAGCCGACCCGCGTTGGGAGCTCTGCTGGTCGGGTACCACGAGCACGGGCGATTCGCCTACGCCGGAAAAGTGGGGACCGGTTTCGCGGAGCGCACGCTGCGTGAGCTCCGCGCGGAGCTCGACCGGCTGGAGCGCGCGGACAACCCGTTCGCCGAGGAGGTCGCCGAGAACGGCGCGCACTGGGTCGAACCGAGGACGGTCGTCAGCATCGCCTTCACCGAATGGACCGAGGACGGCAAACTCCGCCACCCCACCTACCGAGGACTGCGCCGTGACAAGGATCCGTCCGATGTGACCAGGGAGAGCCGTTGA
- a CDS encoding CBS domain-containing protein: protein MSTARKADTAQETSTAREVMHSSPACVRTDETAADAARLMARHGVGALPICGKDDNKVKGMITDRDLVIKVVAAGRDAGTFPAGDLNQEEAVTVGADDSVDEVLRLMSAHRIRRVPVIDQQRLVGIVAVADLALNLPEGRMGDLVETLSES from the coding sequence ATGAGCACTGCCCGAAAGGCCGACACCGCACAGGAGACCAGCACCGCCCGAGAAGTCATGCACTCGAGTCCCGCGTGTGTCCGGACGGACGAGACGGCGGCCGACGCCGCCCGGCTGATGGCCCGCCACGGCGTGGGAGCACTTCCCATCTGCGGCAAGGACGACAACAAGGTCAAGGGGATGATCACCGACCGCGACCTCGTCATCAAGGTCGTCGCCGCGGGCAGGGACGCGGGAACCTTCCCGGCCGGGGATCTGAACCAGGAGGAAGCCGTCACGGTCGGGGCCGACGACTCCGTGGACGAGGTGCTGCGCCTCATGAGCGCCCACCGGATCCGGCGAGTGCCCGTGATCGACCAGCAAAGGCTCGTGGGAATAGTCGCCGTCGCCGACCTCGCGCTGAACCTCCCTGAAGGTCGCATGGGTGACCTCGTCGAGACCCTCTCCGAGAGCTGA
- the ligD gene encoding non-homologous end-joining DNA ligase → MNERTLRSSGRSVKVSRADKVLYPQDGITKGDIAEYYRQVGATVVRYTDERPLAAERYPDGIEGQRIFQKNVSTHAPEWIDRVAVPKKEGGETVHMVCTEPAALIHLADQACLTPHVWPSRVDDLQRPDRLILDLDPAGNDLRTLRSAARSAGNLLEELGLAAFVMTTGSRGFHVLVPLRRERTFDQVRDFARDAATVLAEREPRTLTVEQRKTDRSGRVFVDYLRNAYAQTTVAPYAVRARRTAPVATPIAWQELDRVEPWGFTIHDVQQRLDEHGDEWSSIGNRARSLEHPRHLLDELVPST, encoded by the coding sequence TTGAACGAGAGAACCCTGCGGAGCTCGGGACGCTCGGTAAAGGTCTCCAGGGCGGACAAGGTCCTGTACCCCCAGGACGGAATCACCAAGGGAGACATCGCCGAGTACTACCGCCAGGTCGGAGCCACCGTCGTGCGCTACACGGATGAACGCCCGCTGGCGGCCGAGCGCTACCCGGACGGGATCGAGGGCCAGCGCATCTTCCAGAAGAACGTGTCCACGCACGCGCCCGAGTGGATAGACCGCGTCGCCGTTCCCAAGAAGGAGGGCGGCGAGACCGTCCACATGGTCTGCACGGAACCTGCCGCCCTGATTCACCTGGCCGATCAGGCGTGTCTGACTCCGCACGTGTGGCCGTCCCGCGTCGACGACCTCCAACGGCCGGACAGGTTGATCCTCGACCTCGACCCGGCCGGAAACGACCTGCGGACCCTGCGCTCCGCCGCACGCAGCGCCGGGAACCTGCTGGAGGAGCTCGGGCTGGCCGCCTTCGTCATGACCACGGGCTCGCGCGGTTTCCACGTGCTCGTCCCGCTGCGCCGGGAACGGACCTTCGACCAGGTTCGCGATTTCGCGCGAGACGCCGCGACGGTGCTGGCCGAACGCGAACCCCGGACGCTGACCGTCGAGCAGCGCAAAACCGACCGAAGCGGTCGCGTTTTCGTGGACTACCTGCGCAACGCCTACGCGCAGACCACGGTCGCTCCCTACGCGGTGCGTGCCAGGAGAACGGCTCCGGTGGCGACACCGATCGCCTGGCAGGAGCTGGACCGGGTCGAACCGTGGGGATTCACCATCCACGACGTGCAGCAGCGCCTCGACGAGCACGGCGACGAGTGGTCGAGCATCGGCAACAGGGCACGCTCGCTCGAACACCCCCGCCACCTCCTCGACGAGCTCGTACCGTCCACCTGA
- a CDS encoding DUF1015 family protein, protein MKIPQKQRTVTETERGHTTTGGVTVRSPRVLVVNQQRIDSLDGSMDPARVRRLLDTGGYTRPMLPAVIVYRLRTGRHQQTGVVLEVSLDDYRNGLVRRHEATHPDREQRIAELTEAGGAEQMPVILTYPDRPALDTLLEGVTEQSPDVRANSVGDVEHSLWIRRDAELSRVLGDELGGVESLYIADGHHRMAVAERDARTHGRPGDETRAFTLAALFPSSQMRVLGYHRCLPGPWNHSTTEVLQTLAAQPAVAHIEECPTDSPNNPAPGMVLLRLHDQCFRLWLRPPRADAPVRATLDAVLLDEQLLPPVTRLVGPVEEQPPDSAGTKCWCAARNAMCFVPHPPSVEQVMAVSDAGALMPPKSTWFDPKAVSGLFVRELS, encoded by the coding sequence ATGAAAATCCCACAGAAGCAGCGCACAGTCACCGAAACCGAACGCGGGCACACCACCACCGGTGGGGTGACCGTACGTTCTCCCCGTGTGCTGGTCGTCAACCAGCAACGCATCGACTCGCTGGACGGTTCCATGGACCCCGCCCGCGTGAGGCGACTGCTGGACACCGGTGGGTACACCCGCCCCATGCTTCCCGCGGTCATCGTGTACCGGCTGCGCACGGGGCGGCACCAGCAAACGGGGGTCGTGCTCGAGGTCTCGCTCGACGACTACCGGAACGGCCTCGTCAGACGGCACGAGGCCACTCACCCCGACAGGGAACAGCGGATCGCGGAACTCACCGAAGCGGGTGGGGCCGAACAGATGCCGGTGATACTCACGTACCCGGACCGCCCCGCTCTCGACACCTTGCTCGAGGGAGTGACCGAGCAATCTCCCGACGTGCGGGCGAACTCGGTGGGCGATGTCGAGCACAGTCTCTGGATACGCAGGGACGCCGAACTCTCGCGGGTGCTGGGCGACGAGCTCGGCGGTGTGGAGTCGCTGTACATAGCCGACGGGCACCACAGGATGGCGGTGGCCGAGCGCGACGCGCGGACCCACGGGCGTCCCGGGGACGAGACCCGAGCGTTCACCCTGGCAGCGCTGTTCCCGAGCAGCCAGATGCGGGTTCTCGGATACCACCGCTGTCTACCCGGACCGTGGAACCACTCCACCACCGAAGTACTGCAGACGTTGGCGGCCCAACCCGCGGTCGCGCACATCGAGGAATGCCCCACCGACTCCCCGAACAATCCGGCACCGGGCATGGTGCTGCTGCGGTTGCACGACCAGTGCTTCCGCCTGTGGCTACGCCCCCCGCGTGCCGATGCGCCGGTCCGGGCCACGCTGGACGCCGTACTGCTGGACGAGCAGCTGCTTCCCCCGGTGACGCGGCTCGTCGGTCCGGTCGAGGAACAACCGCCCGACTCGGCGGGCACGAAGTGCTGGTGCGCGGCGCGCAACGCCATGTGCTTCGTACCGCACCCGCCCAGCGTGGAACAGGTCATGGCGGTCTCCGACGCCGGAGCGTTGATGCCTCCGAAATCAACCTGGTTCGACCCCAAGGCCGTCTCGGGACTGTTCGTCCGCGAACTGAGCTAG
- a CDS encoding VIT1/CCC1 transporter family protein — translation MADRSSSGRSRPRRAKLRSWRKKLADERAESTVYRELAARRQGEEREILLELADAEQRHADHWRELLGPEAEKPCRATLRMRSLAFLARRFGWVFVLALVQRAEARSDYDSAEDATVSMAADERIHGEVVRGLAARGRARMSGTLRAAVFGINDGLVSNFALVLGVIGGGAGTGVVLLAGLSGLLAGALSMAAGEYVSVSSQRELLAAAEPDERAHSLVPYLDVDANELALVYRARGLSAEEARERADAVLRRAPTAAFPADTGGAQEGEVVGSALGAATSSFLAFGVGALLPVAPFLAGAGGASAVGVAGLLSGLALLGTGSTVGVLSGGHPLPRAARQLAIGATAALLTYLLGVLFGVSGAG, via the coding sequence GTGGCCGACCGAAGTTCTTCCGGACGTTCTCGCCCCCGGCGGGCCAAGCTCCGTTCCTGGCGCAAGAAGCTGGCCGATGAGCGGGCGGAATCGACCGTTTACCGTGAACTGGCGGCCCGCAGGCAGGGCGAGGAAAGGGAGATCCTGCTGGAACTGGCCGATGCCGAGCAGCGTCACGCCGATCACTGGAGGGAACTGCTCGGCCCGGAGGCGGAAAAGCCGTGCAGGGCCACTTTGCGCATGCGGTCGCTGGCTTTTCTCGCGCGCAGGTTCGGGTGGGTTTTCGTGCTGGCTCTCGTGCAACGCGCCGAAGCTCGTTCGGATTATGATTCCGCTGAGGACGCCACCGTTTCGATGGCCGCAGACGAACGAATCCACGGCGAGGTGGTCCGCGGGTTGGCCGCGCGGGGACGTGCCCGGATGTCCGGGACGCTGCGGGCCGCGGTGTTCGGGATCAACGACGGTTTGGTGAGCAACTTCGCGCTCGTGCTCGGTGTGATCGGGGGCGGAGCCGGCACCGGGGTGGTGCTGCTGGCCGGGTTGTCCGGACTGCTGGCCGGTGCGCTGTCCATGGCAGCGGGCGAGTACGTCTCGGTGAGTTCGCAGCGCGAGTTGCTCGCCGCCGCCGAGCCGGACGAGCGGGCACACAGCTTGGTGCCGTACCTCGATGTGGACGCCAACGAACTCGCCCTGGTCTACCGGGCTCGTGGGCTGTCGGCCGAGGAGGCGCGGGAACGCGCCGACGCCGTACTCCGGCGCGCTCCTACCGCTGCTTTCCCCGCGGACACGGGCGGCGCTCAGGAGGGGGAGGTCGTCGGCAGCGCGCTCGGGGCGGCCACGTCGAGTTTCCTCGCCTTCGGTGTCGGAGCCCTGCTGCCTGTCGCCCCGTTCCTCGCGGGCGCGGGAGGGGCGAGCGCGGTGGGCGTGGCAGGGCTGCTGAGCGGACTCGCCCTGCTGGGGACGGGCTCCACCGTGGGGGTGTTGTCCGGGGGACACCCACTGCCGCGTGCCGCACGGCAGCTGGCCATCGGAGCGACGGCCGCGCTGCTGACCTACCTGCTCGGCGTGCTGTTCGGAGTGTCGGGGGCTGGGTGA
- a CDS encoding cobalamin-independent methionine synthase II family protein, whose translation MRSSIDRILTTQVGSLPRPDELLELNQNYEAGEVEQDDYRAGTERATSDLVERQREIGLDFVGDGEFGKAMSQQVDYGAWWSYSFQRLGGLELRDTSLFEIKHGTSKFGDIALNSFANRRDRVRFADAYADPTSGVSAGKGPTTFPVCRGPLKYVGHEAINADTARFKKALDAAGLEEGFMTSIAPASCSRIGNEYYDDEEEFLYACADAMREEYKAIIDAGLILQLDDPAIAENWDQVNPEPSVEAYKRFTMSRVEALNYAIRGLPKERIRFHLCWGSWHGPHVTDLPMRDLVDVLLSIDVQAYAFEAGNARHEHEWKVWRDVILPDDKLLLPGVVSHATNVVEHPELVADRIVNFAECVGRENVVASTDCGLGGRLHPQIAWAKLESLKQGAELATERLWS comes from the coding sequence GTGCGTTCGAGCATCGACCGTATTCTGACCACTCAGGTGGGCAGCCTCCCACGTCCCGACGAACTGCTCGAGCTCAACCAGAATTACGAAGCGGGAGAAGTCGAACAGGACGACTACCGCGCCGGAACGGAAAGGGCGACGAGCGATCTGGTCGAAAGGCAGCGCGAAATCGGGCTGGATTTCGTCGGTGACGGCGAATTCGGCAAGGCGATGAGCCAGCAGGTGGACTACGGCGCCTGGTGGTCCTACTCCTTCCAACGTCTCGGCGGACTGGAACTCAGGGACACCTCGCTGTTCGAGATCAAACACGGCACCTCGAAATTCGGCGACATCGCGCTGAACAGTTTCGCGAACCGGCGCGATCGGGTTCGCTTCGCCGACGCCTATGCCGACCCCACTTCGGGAGTGTCCGCGGGCAAGGGGCCGACGACGTTTCCCGTCTGCCGGGGGCCGCTGAAGTACGTGGGCCATGAGGCGATCAACGCGGACACAGCCAGGTTCAAGAAGGCCTTGGACGCGGCCGGCCTCGAAGAGGGGTTCATGACCTCGATCGCACCGGCCAGCTGCTCCCGCATCGGTAACGAGTACTATGACGACGAGGAGGAGTTCCTCTACGCCTGTGCCGATGCCATGCGCGAGGAGTACAAGGCCATCATCGACGCGGGGTTGATCCTGCAACTCGACGATCCGGCCATCGCGGAGAACTGGGACCAGGTCAACCCGGAACCCTCCGTGGAGGCGTACAAGCGGTTCACCATGAGCAGGGTCGAGGCGCTGAACTACGCGATCCGGGGCCTGCCGAAGGAGCGCATCCGTTTCCACCTGTGCTGGGGTAGTTGGCACGGTCCCCACGTCACCGACCTGCCCATGCGGGACCTCGTCGACGTCCTGCTGTCCATCGACGTGCAGGCCTACGCCTTCGAAGCGGGCAACGCCCGGCACGAGCACGAGTGGAAGGTCTGGCGCGACGTCATCCTGCCGGACGACAAGCTGCTGCTTCCCGGGGTGGTCAGCCACGCCACCAATGTGGTCGAACACCCCGAGCTCGTCGCCGACCGCATCGTGAACTTCGCGGAGTGCGTCGGACGGGAGAACGTCGTCGCCTCCACCGACTGCGGACTGGGTGGTCGGCTCCATCCGCAGATCGCGTGGGCGAAGCTCGAGTCCCTGAAGCAGGGAGCCGAGCTGGCCACCGAACGCCTGTGGTCCTGA
- a CDS encoding xanthine dehydrogenase family protein molybdopterin-binding subunit: MTQHIGSGTAGSPVERLDGQAKVTGNAPYAFEQLTEGAVYLHPVRAPVARGRVTELETAAAEAVEGVRAVLLPGQVERLDTRDRELAVLQSREIAFRGQYVGAVLATTPENARYAASLVRVSCAEAPPDVALDSERADLYAPEVVNPSFETDTEQGDTDSALEEAAYSIDRTYRTPMEHNNPMEPHATVAYWDGGQLSLYDSTQGAHSVCDTLAPLFGLPADRVRVQAPHVGGGFGSKGMPHANVVLAALAARSVPETPVKFAVTRQQMFTVAGHRTPTIQRVRLGATRSGELTAIVHDVVEHTSRIKEFAEQTAVPTRNMYRAANRRTTHRLAALDVPVPSWMRAPGECPGMFALESAVDEMARECGQDPVDFRIRNEPSEDPETGLPFSSHNLAGCLRHGAERFGWYDRNASARSSPDAAGWVPGVGVAASTYPVLRSPGSRALVLAEGSGRYRVSIGAVDIGTGARTALTQIAADALDTEVSAIDLRIADTALPYASVAGGSSGTTSWGTAIHEAAGELRAEHGSAPPPGASAEGETTSNPESDRFAMHAHGAQFAEVRVHADTGEVRVPRMLGVFAVGQVINPRTARSQFLGGMTMGLSMALHEETVLDHTLGHVVNQDLAEYHIATNADVGSIEITWLDEQDPHVNPMGSKGIGEIGIVGTAAAVANAVQHATGARVRQLPITPDKLIS, translated from the coding sequence TTGACACAGCATATCGGCTCCGGGACGGCCGGTTCACCCGTCGAACGGCTGGACGGGCAGGCCAAGGTCACCGGAAACGCACCGTACGCGTTCGAACAGCTCACGGAAGGGGCCGTGTACCTGCATCCGGTGCGCGCCCCCGTGGCCAGGGGACGTGTGACGGAGCTGGAGACCGCGGCCGCCGAAGCGGTCGAAGGAGTGCGCGCGGTCCTCCTGCCCGGCCAGGTGGAACGGCTCGACACCCGGGACCGGGAACTGGCTGTGCTCCAGTCCCGGGAAATAGCGTTCCGCGGGCAGTACGTCGGAGCGGTGCTGGCCACCACACCGGAAAACGCCCGGTACGCGGCGAGCCTGGTCCGGGTGAGCTGTGCCGAGGCCCCGCCCGACGTCGCGCTCGACAGCGAGCGCGCTGACCTCTACGCGCCCGAGGTGGTCAACCCGAGCTTCGAAACCGACACCGAGCAGGGGGACACCGACTCCGCGCTCGAGGAGGCCGCGTACTCCATCGACAGGACCTATCGCACTCCCATGGAACACAACAACCCCATGGAACCGCACGCGACCGTGGCGTACTGGGACGGCGGGCAGTTGTCGCTGTACGACTCGACGCAGGGAGCGCACTCGGTGTGCGACACGCTGGCCCCGCTGTTCGGACTCCCCGCCGACCGGGTACGTGTGCAGGCACCACACGTCGGCGGCGGTTTCGGTTCCAAGGGAATGCCCCACGCCAACGTCGTGCTCGCCGCGCTGGCCGCCAGATCCGTGCCCGAGACCCCGGTGAAGTTCGCGGTGACGCGCCAACAGATGTTCACCGTCGCGGGCCATCGCACCCCCACGATCCAACGGGTCCGCCTGGGTGCCACGCGTTCCGGCGAACTCACCGCGATCGTCCACGACGTGGTCGAACACACTTCCCGCATCAAGGAGTTCGCCGAGCAGACCGCCGTGCCCACCAGGAATATGTACCGGGCCGCGAACAGGCGCACCACCCACCGCCTGGCCGCGCTCGACGTCCCCGTTCCGTCCTGGATGCGTGCTCCGGGGGAGTGTCCCGGCATGTTCGCGCTCGAGTCGGCCGTGGACGAAATGGCGCGGGAGTGCGGGCAGGATCCGGTGGACTTCCGCATCCGCAACGAACCGTCCGAGGACCCGGAGACCGGTCTGCCCTTCTCCAGTCACAACCTGGCCGGCTGCCTCCGGCACGGTGCGGAGAGGTTCGGCTGGTACGACCGGAACGCATCCGCGCGCTCCTCCCCCGACGCGGCCGGGTGGGTCCCCGGAGTGGGCGTGGCCGCTTCGACCTATCCGGTGCTTCGGTCCCCTGGCTCGCGGGCACTCGTCCTGGCCGAGGGCTCGGGCAGGTATCGGGTGAGCATCGGGGCCGTCGACATCGGCACGGGAGCCCGCACGGCTCTCACCCAGATAGCCGCCGACGCCCTGGACACCGAGGTGTCGGCCATCGACCTGCGCATCGCCGACACGGCTCTGCCGTACGCCAGCGTCGCAGGCGGCTCCAGCGGAACCACCTCCTGGGGGACCGCCATCCACGAGGCCGCCGGAGAGCTGCGTGCCGAACACGGTTCCGCCCCGCCTCCGGGAGCGAGCGCCGAGGGAGAGACCACGAGCAATCCCGAGTCCGACCGATTCGCGATGCACGCCCACGGGGCCCAGTTCGCCGAGGTACGCGTCCACGCCGACACCGGCGAGGTTCGGGTCCCGCGCATGCTGGGGGTGTTCGCCGTCGGGCAGGTCATCAACCCCCGCACCGCGCGTTCCCAGTTCCTCGGTGGCATGACCATGGGACTTTCGATGGCGCTGCACGAGGAAACGGTTCTCGACCACACGTTGGGACACGTGGTCAACCAGGACCTCGCCGAATACCACATCGCGACGAACGCGGACGTCGGCTCGATCGAGATCACCTGGTTGGACGAGCAGGACCCGCACGTCAACCCCATGGGGTCCAAGGGAATCGGCGAGATCGGCATCGTCGGAACGGCGGCGGCCGTCGCCAATGCCGTCCAGCACGCCACCGGTGCCCGTGTCCGGCAACTCCCGATCACCCCGGACAAGCTGATCAGCTGA
- a CDS encoding FAD binding domain-containing protein, producing the protein MIPFEYRRAEDTDSAVTAVAADPRAVFLAGGTNLVDHLKLGITAPDELVDVTDLPLDAIEDTPEGGLRIGATVRNSDLAASPPVRERYRALSLALLSGASGQLRNRATTGGNLLQRTRCPYFQEITTPCNKRSPGTGCSALHGHNKNHAVLGASDSCVATHPSDMAVAMAALDGTVHVRSDRGERTIPVTELHRLPGEQPHRDTVLERGELITAVDLPPLPTGTYTAYRKVRERASYAFALVSVAAVLRVDNGVIDDVRLAFGGLAHKPWRAETVEERLRGATPAESTFREAAEAELSAARALADNAFKIPLARNTLGAVLRDLTTEAAR; encoded by the coding sequence ATGATCCCCTTCGAATACCGGCGTGCCGAGGACACCGATTCCGCGGTCACGGCTGTGGCCGCGGACCCGCGAGCCGTGTTCCTGGCAGGCGGCACCAACCTCGTCGACCACCTGAAACTGGGGATAACCGCCCCGGATGAACTCGTCGACGTGACGGATCTGCCGCTCGACGCCATCGAGGACACCCCCGAAGGGGGCCTCCGCATCGGAGCGACGGTACGCAACAGCGATCTCGCGGCCTCCCCGCCGGTGCGGGAACGTTACAGAGCGCTCAGTCTGGCCCTGCTGTCCGGAGCCTCCGGTCAGTTGCGCAACAGGGCCACGACGGGCGGGAATCTGCTGCAGCGAACACGCTGCCCGTATTTCCAGGAGATCACCACCCCGTGTAACAAGCGCTCCCCCGGAACAGGATGCTCGGCGCTGCACGGGCACAACAAGAACCACGCCGTGCTGGGAGCCTCGGATTCCTGCGTGGCCACCCACCCCTCGGACATGGCCGTGGCCATGGCGGCTCTCGACGGAACCGTCCACGTGCGAAGCGACCGGGGCGAGCGAACGATCCCCGTCACCGAACTGCACCGCCTCCCCGGGGAGCAACCCCACCGGGACACGGTGCTGGAACGGGGAGAACTGATCACCGCCGTCGACCTTCCACCCTTGCCCACCGGCACGTACACCGCCTACCGCAAAGTGCGCGAGCGGGCCTCCTACGCGTTCGCGCTCGTTTCCGTGGCGGCCGTCCTCCGCGTCGACAACGGCGTGATCGACGACGTGCGGCTCGCTTTCGGAGGACTCGCGCACAAACCGTGGCGGGCCGAGACGGTCGAGGAAAGGCTACGCGGGGCCACCCCGGCGGAGTCCACCTTCCGGGAAGCGGCGGAGGCGGAACTGAGCGCCGCACGAGCGCTGGCGGACAACGCTTTCAAGATCCCACTGGCGCGCAACACGCTCGGCGCCGTACTGCGCGATCTGACCACGGAGGCCGCCCGTTGA
- a CDS encoding 2Fe-2S iron-sulfur cluster-binding protein codes for MERPVTLHVDGTVRKVSVDTRTTLLDGLRERLAVTAPKKGCDHGQCGACTVLLDGRRVLACLILAVTCDRSEVTTADGLGDSGSPHPVQRALLEHDGLQCGYCTPGQACSAVGMLDEAKAGWPSAVSGDLRQNVELTEEEIRERMSGNLCRCGAYPNIVAALREAIR; via the coding sequence ATGGAACGTCCTGTGACGTTGCACGTGGACGGCACGGTCCGGAAGGTGTCCGTGGACACGCGCACGACACTGCTCGACGGGCTCCGCGAACGACTCGCGGTGACCGCGCCGAAGAAGGGTTGTGATCACGGGCAGTGCGGAGCCTGCACGGTGCTGCTCGACGGACGTCGTGTGCTGGCGTGTCTGATCCTGGCCGTGACCTGCGACCGTTCGGAAGTGACCACGGCCGACGGTCTCGGTGACTCGGGAAGTCCTCATCCGGTTCAGCGCGCCCTACTCGAGCACGACGGTCTGCAGTGCGGATACTGCACCCCGGGACAGGCGTGTTCCGCGGTGGGAATGCTGGACGAGGCGAAGGCGGGTTGGCCGAGCGCCGTGAGCGGGGACCTCCGGCAGAACGTCGAGCTGACCGAGGAAGAGATCCGGGAACGGATGAGCGGCAACCTGTGCCGCTGCGGCGCCTATCCCAACATCGTCGCGGCGCTGCGCGAGGCGATACGATGA